In the Balaenoptera acutorostrata chromosome 7, mBalAcu1.1, whole genome shotgun sequence genome, one interval contains:
- the DYNC2I1 gene encoding cytoplasmic dynein 2 intermediate chain 1 isoform X2: MLELMNTQPVLKMILKTTRMTLRSVTGTTTILHVSLNRERRRKSFLWPEGGRYRKFRKPSTQRTSGSASCPRSCLRSKAARSVAGGRGQLQTFPPPKPLLVGFSWTLRQPLAARRVGLRPLSKSRTRSTKLLRLIDLDFSFTFSLLDLPPVNEYDMYIRNFGKKNTKQAYVQYNEDNMDRDVQTEEVETQEVWTQHPGEGAAVSGGSERSSPLDAAAVVPKVNMPRLCSFLRAACQVIVVLLEEDRVALEPIWTPRAQDCTLHFSDSSAQLNTSLPFLQNRRVSYLHASQVQRQMVVSVHGRPGKAFAPLLDGRYVLCVWDIWQPSGPQKVLICESKVTCCCFSPFKAFLLFAGTVHGSVVVWDLREDARIHHYVKLSGCFWTFRTATFSTDGVLTSVNHRSPLQAIEPIAGSVCKRQSCVLSPFSSQEEPAGLSFHVASLDESGVLNVWVVVELAKADTAGAISDLGLLPGGRIKLVHSAAIQLSDSLSHKGYEFWGSTQTLNVKFLPSDPNRFVVGTDMGLISQGTRQDVRVSPRLFRPQQQGVRPVKVNVIDFSPFGEPIFLAGCSDGSIRLHQLTAEQPLLQWDKSTDGRAVTGLQWSSTRPAVFLVQDDTSCVYIWDLLESDLGPVAKQPVYPDRLVAMTVVGEAEKTRSGFLALVLARASGDVDVQYLRREWVAPVGDELQRLRLLLREAL, encoded by the exons ATGCTGGAGCTGATGAATACGCAGCCAGTTTTGAAGATGATTTTGAA GACTACGAGGATGACTTTGAGGTCTGTGACGGGGACAACGACGATCTTGCACGTGAGCCTGAATCGGGAGAGACGGCGGAAGAGCTTCCTCTGGCCAGAAGGAGGGAGATACAGGAAATTCAGAAAGCCATCCACGCAGAGAACGAGCGGGTCGGCGAGCTGTCCTCGAAGCTGTTTGAGAAGCAAGGCCGCACGGAGCGTGGCAGGGGGCCGGGGCCAG ctGCAGACGTTTCCCCCTCCGAAACCCCTGcttgtgggattttcctggacttTGCGACAGCCTCTCGCCGCCAGAAGAGTCGGACTCAGGCCCTTAAGCAAAAGTAG GACACGCAGCACAAAGCTGCTCCGGCTTATCGACCTGGACTTCTCCTTCACCTTCTCCCTCCTGGACCTCCCACCAGTGAACGAGTACGACATGTACATCAgaaactttgggaaaaaaaacaccAAGCAG GCCTACGTTCAGTATAATGAAGATAACATGGACAGAGACGTCCAGACTGAAGAGGTTGAGACTCAGGAAGTGTGGACCCAGCACCCGGGGGAAGGCGCGGCTGTGTCTGGGG GGAGTGAGCGGAGCAGCCCCCTTGATGCCGCCGCCGTCGTCCCGAAGGTCAACATGCCCCGCCTGTGCAGCTTCCTCCGGGCCGCCTGCCAG GTGATTGTGGTTCTGCTTGAAGAGGATCGGGTGGCGTTGGAGCCGATCTGGACACCCCGGGCGCAGGACTGCACCCTGCATTTCAGCGATAGCTCTGCGCAGCTGAACACCAGCTTGCCATTCCTTCAAA ACCGGAGGGTATCCTACCTGCATGCCTCTCAGGTTCagaggcagatggtggtgtcCGTGCACGGGCGACCTGGGAAAGCCTTCGCGCCCCTGCTGGATGGCAGATACGTGCTCTGCGTGTGGGACATCTGGCAGCCGTCGGGGCCCCAGAAGGTCCTGATATGCGAATCGAAG GTCACGTGCTGCTGCTTTAGCCCCTTTAAAGCCTTCTTGCTGTTTGCTGGGACCGTGCACGGCTCGGTGGTCGTGTGGGACCTGAGGGAAGATGCCAGGATCCATCATTACGTGAAGCTGAGCGGGTGCTTCTGGACGTTCAGGACCGCAACCTTTTCCACCG ATGGTGTCCTGACGTCTGTAAACCACCGCAGTCCCCTCCAGGCAATAGAGCCCATCGCAGGGTCTGTCTGCAAAAGACAGAGCTGTGTGCTTTCACCTTTTTCTTCTCAAGAAG AGCCAGCAGGCCTGTCCTTCCACGTTGCTTCCTTGGATGAGAGTGGGGTTCTCAACGTGTGG GTGGTGGTTGAATTAGCAAAGGCAGATACTGCAGGTGCAATAAGTGACTTAG GCTTACTACCTGGAGGGAGGATAAAGTTGGTGCATAGTGCCGCGATTCAGCTGAGTGACAG CCTTTCCCATAAAGGTTATGAATTTTGGGGGTCCACACAAACACTGAACGTTAAATTTCTGCCTTCAGACCCTAATCGCTTTGTTGTTGGCACAGACATG GGCCTCATCAGCCAGGGCACCAGACAGGACGTGAGAGTCTCTCCCAGGTTGTTCAGGCCCCAGCAGCAGGGCGTGAGGCCGGTGAAGGTGAACGTGATTGACTTTTCACCGTTTGGAGAACCGATATTCCTG GCCGGCTGTTCTGACGGGAGCATCAGGCTGCACCAGCTGACGGCCGAGCAGCCGCTCCTGCAGTGGGACAAGAGCACCGACGGCCGCGCCGTCACTGGCCTGCAGTGGTCCTCCACGAGACCGGCTGTGTTCCTGGTCCAGGACGACACATCCTGTGTGTATATTTGGGACCTCCTGGAGAGCGATTTGGGTCCTGTCGCCAAACAGCCCGTCTATCCGGACAG GCTGGTGGCCATGACTGTCGTGGGTGAAGCAGAGAAGACCCGCAGTGGCTTCCTGGCCCTGGTGCTGGCCAGAGCCTCAGGCGACGTGGACGTCCAGTACCTGCGGCGGGAGTGGGTGGCCCCGGTGGGCGACGAGCTGCAGAGGCTGCGGCTGCTGCTGCGGGAAGCCCTGTAG
- the DYNC2I1 gene encoding cytoplasmic dynein 2 intermediate chain 1 isoform X1, whose amino-acid sequence MEPGKRRTKDDTWKEDELRKHLWAAASARPTEETRPRAGKPRRESEADRADRQERRASAPDRDAEDRESAAERDGQAARERPRGDGVRDQPRDGRKDRARPKEQQRERDAEKPRGRGKERERERARPEELRQVAAHPGPLGRDRDRDRDRRRDRDRDRDRPERRRAVSKARIAEGERRDEDSERGDEKRERRYRERKLQYGDSKDNPLKYWLYKEEGERRHRKQKEPDREKKHREKSSTREKREKYSKEKSSSFSDKEGEERHKEKRHKEGFRVDEAKQQGSVDEKEEHRRREAENGERGNRGASSKRDGTGSQHAENLERNNGKDKDSRRKHGREEGPSAWKLARRQGSEEALEIEKEDIDLENAGADEYAASFEDDFEDYEDDFEVCDGDNDDLAREPESGETAEELPLARRREIQEIQKAIHAENERVGELSSKLFEKQGRTERGRGPGPAADVSPSETPACGIFLDFATASRRQKSRTQALKQKTRSTKLLRLIDLDFSFTFSLLDLPPVNEYDMYIRNFGKKNTKQAYVQYNEDNMDRDVQTEEVETQEVWTQHPGEGAAVSGGSERSSPLDAAAVVPKVNMPRLCSFLRAACQVIVVLLEEDRVALEPIWTPRAQDCTLHFSDSSAQLNTSLPFLQNRRVSYLHASQVQRQMVVSVHGRPGKAFAPLLDGRYVLCVWDIWQPSGPQKVLICESKVTCCCFSPFKAFLLFAGTVHGSVVVWDLREDARIHHYVKLSGCFWTFRTATFSTDGVLTSVNHRSPLQAIEPIAGSVCKRQSCVLSPFSSQEEPAGLSFHVASLDESGVLNVWVVVELAKADTAGAISDLGLLPGGRIKLVHSAAIQLSDSLSHKGYEFWGSTQTLNVKFLPSDPNRFVVGTDMGLISQGTRQDVRVSPRLFRPQQQGVRPVKVNVIDFSPFGEPIFLAGCSDGSIRLHQLTAEQPLLQWDKSTDGRAVTGLQWSSTRPAVFLVQDDTSCVYIWDLLESDLGPVAKQPVYPDRLVAMTVVGEAEKTRSGFLALVLARASGDVDVQYLRREWVAPVGDELQRLRLLLREAL is encoded by the exons agAAGGACCAAAGATGATACTTGGAAAGAAGATGAGCTCAGAAAACACCTTTgg GCCGCTGCATCAGCCAGGCCCACGGAGGAGACGCGGCCCAGAGCCGGGAAGCCGCGGAGGGAGTCCGAGGCGGACCGCGCGGACCGCCAAGAGCGCAGAGCCAGCGCCCCAGACCGTGACGCCGAGGACAGAGAGAGCGCGGCCGAGAGGGACGGCCAGGCTGCCAGGGAGCGCCCCCGCGGGGACGGGGTCAGGGACCAGCCGCGGGATGGCAGGAAGGACAGGGCCCGGCCGAAGGAGCAACAGCGGGAGCGGGACGCGGAGAAGCCCCGCGGCCGAGGGAAGGAGCGCGAGAGGGAGCGGGCGCGGCCGGAGGAGCTGAGGCAGGTGGCAGCGCACCCCGGCCCGCTGGGCCGCGACCGTGACCGCGACCGCGACCGCCGCAGGGACCGCGACAGGGACCGCGACAGGCCCGAGCGCAGGCGGGCAG taaGTAAAGCAAGAATTGCAGAGGGGGAACGGAGAGATGAGGACTCTGAGAGAGGagatgagaagagagaaagaagatacCGAGAAAGAAAG TTGCAGTATGGTGACAGCAAAGACAATCCTCTCAAGTATTGGCTCTATAAAGAAGAAGGTGAAAGACGACACAGAAAGCAGAAAGaaccagacagagaaaagaaacatcGAGAAAAAAGCAGCAcgagggagaaaagagagaagtattcaaaagaaaaaagcagttcATTCTCTGacaaggaaggagaagaaaggcatAAAGAAAAACGCCATAAGGAAGGCTTCCGTGTGGACGAGGCGAAGCAGCAAGGCAGCGTGGACGAGAAGGAGGAGCACAGGAGGCGGGAGGCCGAG AATGGTGAACGCGGAAACCGAGGCGCAAGTTCGAAGAGAGATGGTACTGGAAGCCA GCATGCAGAGAATTTAGAGAGGAATAACGGGAAAGATAAAGACTCCAGAAGGAAG CACGGCCGCGAAGAGGGCCCCTCGGCGTGGAAGCTGGCCCGGAGGCAAGGGAGCGAAGAGGCCTTG gaaattgaaaaggaagacatTGACTTAGAAAATGCTGGAGCTGATGAATACGCAGCCAGTTTTGAAGATGATTTTGAA GACTACGAGGATGACTTTGAGGTCTGTGACGGGGACAACGACGATCTTGCACGTGAGCCTGAATCGGGAGAGACGGCGGAAGAGCTTCCTCTGGCCAGAAGGAGGGAGATACAGGAAATTCAGAAAGCCATCCACGCAGAGAACGAGCGGGTCGGCGAGCTGTCCTCGAAGCTGTTTGAGAAGCAAGGCCGCACGGAGCGTGGCAGGGGGCCGGGGCCAG ctGCAGACGTTTCCCCCTCCGAAACCCCTGcttgtgggattttcctggacttTGCGACAGCCTCTCGCCGCCAGAAGAGTCGGACTCAGGCCCTTAAGCAAAA GACACGCAGCACAAAGCTGCTCCGGCTTATCGACCTGGACTTCTCCTTCACCTTCTCCCTCCTGGACCTCCCACCAGTGAACGAGTACGACATGTACATCAgaaactttgggaaaaaaaacaccAAGCAG GCCTACGTTCAGTATAATGAAGATAACATGGACAGAGACGTCCAGACTGAAGAGGTTGAGACTCAGGAAGTGTGGACCCAGCACCCGGGGGAAGGCGCGGCTGTGTCTGGGG GGAGTGAGCGGAGCAGCCCCCTTGATGCCGCCGCCGTCGTCCCGAAGGTCAACATGCCCCGCCTGTGCAGCTTCCTCCGGGCCGCCTGCCAG GTGATTGTGGTTCTGCTTGAAGAGGATCGGGTGGCGTTGGAGCCGATCTGGACACCCCGGGCGCAGGACTGCACCCTGCATTTCAGCGATAGCTCTGCGCAGCTGAACACCAGCTTGCCATTCCTTCAAA ACCGGAGGGTATCCTACCTGCATGCCTCTCAGGTTCagaggcagatggtggtgtcCGTGCACGGGCGACCTGGGAAAGCCTTCGCGCCCCTGCTGGATGGCAGATACGTGCTCTGCGTGTGGGACATCTGGCAGCCGTCGGGGCCCCAGAAGGTCCTGATATGCGAATCGAAG GTCACGTGCTGCTGCTTTAGCCCCTTTAAAGCCTTCTTGCTGTTTGCTGGGACCGTGCACGGCTCGGTGGTCGTGTGGGACCTGAGGGAAGATGCCAGGATCCATCATTACGTGAAGCTGAGCGGGTGCTTCTGGACGTTCAGGACCGCAACCTTTTCCACCG ATGGTGTCCTGACGTCTGTAAACCACCGCAGTCCCCTCCAGGCAATAGAGCCCATCGCAGGGTCTGTCTGCAAAAGACAGAGCTGTGTGCTTTCACCTTTTTCTTCTCAAGAAG AGCCAGCAGGCCTGTCCTTCCACGTTGCTTCCTTGGATGAGAGTGGGGTTCTCAACGTGTGG GTGGTGGTTGAATTAGCAAAGGCAGATACTGCAGGTGCAATAAGTGACTTAG GCTTACTACCTGGAGGGAGGATAAAGTTGGTGCATAGTGCCGCGATTCAGCTGAGTGACAG CCTTTCCCATAAAGGTTATGAATTTTGGGGGTCCACACAAACACTGAACGTTAAATTTCTGCCTTCAGACCCTAATCGCTTTGTTGTTGGCACAGACATG GGCCTCATCAGCCAGGGCACCAGACAGGACGTGAGAGTCTCTCCCAGGTTGTTCAGGCCCCAGCAGCAGGGCGTGAGGCCGGTGAAGGTGAACGTGATTGACTTTTCACCGTTTGGAGAACCGATATTCCTG GCCGGCTGTTCTGACGGGAGCATCAGGCTGCACCAGCTGACGGCCGAGCAGCCGCTCCTGCAGTGGGACAAGAGCACCGACGGCCGCGCCGTCACTGGCCTGCAGTGGTCCTCCACGAGACCGGCTGTGTTCCTGGTCCAGGACGACACATCCTGTGTGTATATTTGGGACCTCCTGGAGAGCGATTTGGGTCCTGTCGCCAAACAGCCCGTCTATCCGGACAG GCTGGTGGCCATGACTGTCGTGGGTGAAGCAGAGAAGACCCGCAGTGGCTTCCTGGCCCTGGTGCTGGCCAGAGCCTCAGGCGACGTGGACGTCCAGTACCTGCGGCGGGAGTGGGTGGCCCCGGTGGGCGACGAGCTGCAGAGGCTGCGGCTGCTGCTGCGGGAAGCCCTGTAG